The following coding sequences lie in one Frigoribacterium sp. SL97 genomic window:
- a CDS encoding ABC transporter ATP-binding protein — protein sequence MTPTPQPQPVPSPRTDDPTRGGAVPVARVRNVTKSFGQGDGRVDALRDVSLDLPAGRFTAVMGPSGSGKSTLMHITAGLDSATSGRVLLGDTDITGLDDTELTLLRRRRIGFVFQAFNLVPTLDVSANIELPFRLDGRRATADERAWIDWLVATLGLGARLTHRPHQLSGGQQQRVAIARALATRPDLIFADEPTGNLDSKAGRDVLDVLRTASTDHGQSIAMVTHDPVAASYADRVVFLADGRIVHEIDRSSAAEISGVMLDLERVA from the coding sequence ATGACCCCCACTCCCCAGCCCCAGCCCGTCCCGTCTCCCCGTACGGACGACCCGACCCGAGGAGGCGCGGTCCCCGTCGCCCGCGTCCGGAACGTCACGAAGTCCTTCGGCCAGGGCGACGGCCGCGTCGACGCGCTGCGCGACGTCTCGCTCGACCTGCCGGCCGGCCGGTTCACGGCCGTCATGGGCCCGAGCGGCTCGGGCAAGTCGACCCTGATGCACATCACCGCCGGTCTCGACTCGGCCACCTCGGGCCGGGTGCTGCTCGGCGACACCGACATCACGGGCCTCGACGACACCGAGCTGACGCTGCTGCGTCGTCGCCGCATCGGCTTCGTCTTCCAGGCGTTCAACCTCGTGCCCACCCTCGACGTGTCGGCCAACATCGAGTTGCCGTTCCGTCTCGACGGGCGTCGGGCCACGGCCGACGAGCGCGCCTGGATCGACTGGCTCGTCGCCACGCTCGGCCTCGGTGCCCGGCTGACGCACCGGCCCCACCAGCTGTCGGGCGGGCAGCAGCAGCGCGTCGCGATCGCCCGGGCCCTGGCGACCCGGCCCGACCTGATCTTCGCCGACGAGCCCACCGGCAACCTCGACTCGAAGGCCGGCCGCGACGTGCTCGACGTGCTGCGCACCGCGTCGACGGACCACGGCCAGAGCATCGCGATGGTCACCCACGACCCGGTCGCGGCGAGCTACGCCGACCGCGTGGTGTTCCTCGCCGACGGTCGCATCGTGCACGAGATCGACCGCAGCAGTGCGGCCGAGATCTCGGGCGTCATGCTCGACCTGGAGCGTGTCGCGTGA
- a CDS encoding ABC transporter permease produces the protein MSARDQLLEHRPSILVAALGTTFGVGLLGVTHVLEQIVASDAAVAASGTVSTMLGFVAAVFVGLALYVGAIVTANTFATVVAGRTPTIALMRLLGSSARDQRRAVAREGLVVGVAGAVLGTLVGLALVVVAVRVLVGRGQLPDLAYSYFSVGGLVPAVAVVATTVAAAWVGSRRVLQVTPLQATDAAQDAPVEGRSRRIVRTVVAALLVVGGGLLLVVGVVVGLVDAMGVLIAFFGGVLSFTGVVVGAHALMPAVLSAVGRTFGTSQVARLAAENAVRQPERSTRATIGIVIGVTLVTTLSVALETLRSFIYSIEQDPSYAAELDQVFTTTLLIVAALVGFSAVIAAVGMVNDMSLSVLQRRRELGLLRAIGSTADQVRRMILLEATQMALTAIVVGVVLGVVYGWAGAQALLGSANQGLLIAPTLPVPLLLGLAVTAAVLAGVAALVPARRATSVTPVEALAAR, from the coding sequence GTGAGCGCCCGCGACCAGCTGCTCGAGCACCGTCCGAGCATCCTCGTGGCCGCTCTCGGCACGACCTTCGGCGTCGGCCTGCTCGGCGTCACCCACGTGCTCGAGCAGATCGTCGCCTCGGACGCCGCGGTCGCCGCGAGCGGCACGGTCTCGACGATGCTCGGCTTCGTCGCGGCGGTCTTCGTCGGCCTCGCGCTCTACGTCGGGGCGATCGTCACGGCCAACACCTTCGCCACCGTGGTCGCCGGCCGGACGCCGACGATCGCCCTGATGCGCCTGCTCGGCTCGTCCGCACGGGACCAGCGTCGGGCCGTCGCCCGCGAGGGTCTCGTGGTCGGCGTCGCCGGGGCCGTGCTCGGGACGCTCGTGGGGCTCGCCCTCGTCGTCGTCGCCGTGCGGGTGCTCGTCGGTCGCGGACAGTTGCCCGACCTCGCGTACTCCTACTTCTCGGTGGGCGGTCTCGTCCCGGCGGTGGCCGTGGTGGCGACCACGGTCGCCGCGGCCTGGGTCGGCTCGCGTCGCGTGCTGCAGGTGACGCCGCTGCAGGCGACCGACGCCGCGCAGGACGCCCCCGTCGAGGGCCGGAGCCGTCGCATCGTGCGGACGGTCGTCGCCGCCCTCCTCGTCGTCGGCGGTGGTCTGCTGCTCGTCGTCGGGGTCGTGGTCGGGCTGGTCGACGCGATGGGCGTGCTGATCGCGTTCTTCGGTGGCGTGCTGTCGTTCACCGGGGTCGTCGTCGGAGCCCACGCGCTGATGCCCGCCGTGCTGAGCGCCGTCGGCCGGACCTTCGGCACGAGCCAGGTGGCCCGCCTCGCCGCCGAGAACGCGGTGCGTCAGCCCGAGCGCAGCACGCGCGCCACGATCGGCATCGTGATCGGCGTGACCCTGGTCACGACCCTGTCGGTCGCGCTCGAGACGCTGCGCAGCTTCATCTACTCGATCGAACAGGACCCGTCGTACGCCGCCGAGCTCGACCAGGTGTTCACCACGACGCTGCTGATCGTCGCCGCCCTCGTCGGCTTCTCGGCCGTGATCGCCGCCGTCGGCATGGTCAACGACATGTCGCTGAGCGTCCTGCAACGGAGGCGCGAGCTGGGTCTGCTGCGCGCGATCGGCTCGACCGCGGATCAGGTGCGCCGCATGATCCTGCTCGAGGCGACGCAGATGGCGCTGACGGCGATCGTCGTCGGGGTCGTCCTCGGCGTCGTCTACGGCTGGGCCGGAGCCCAGGCGCTGCTCGGTTCGGCGAACCAGGGCCTGCTGATCGCGCCGACGCTGCCCGTCCCGTTGCTGCTCGG